In Macadamia integrifolia cultivar HAES 741 chromosome 13, SCU_Mint_v3, whole genome shotgun sequence, one DNA window encodes the following:
- the LOC122059109 gene encoding beta-glucosidase 13-like: MLNALMPQSATSVHRPLSLLQKPLNISGHGSSVRLQPIGQRRTVALRGNWPKECSIQASSISNETNNYEIQRSDFPQDFIFGTATSAYQYEGAATKGGKGRSNWDEFTHRNPDKIKDGTNANFALDSYHRYEEYVALMKDLGVNACRLSIAWTRILPTGKLSGGVNEEGIKYYNNLINELLSKGIQPFVVLFNRDLPQALEDEYGSFLNSKIIEDFTDYVNICYEKFGDRVKHWITLTEPIFYTIGGYISGSYPPGSVADPGTNTYIVVHNLLLSHATVVNLYRKNYQAIQNGQIGIALDCEHMVPLSKDQADIEAAARASDFTLGWFMNPLTFGDYPQSMKDLVGERLPTFSTMESQILKGSFDFLGLNYYTAKYVKDVPPSSTASYTTDGHYKRLARIDGVPIGPATGLDWLYIYPQGMKDIILLIKEKYNDPIVYIAENGISEHSFSTMAESLKDDQRVQSIKDHLSYLKSAMDAGAKVKGYFVWTLLDTFEWNVGYTVRFGINYVDYNDDLAIYPKESAKWFKEFLLPTNKSE; the protein is encoded by the exons ATGCTGAATGCTCTGATGCCTCAGTCAGCGACTAGTGTTCATCGGCCACTTTCACTCCTGCAGAAGCCCTTGAACATTTCGGGGCATGGGAGTAGTGTAAGGCTCCAACCCATTGGACAACGAAGAACTGTAGCCCTACGTGGAAATTGGCCGAAGGAATGTTCCATTCAAGCTAGTAGTATTTCCAATGAAACTAATAATTATGAGATCCAACGAAGTGATTTCCCGCAGGATTTCATCTTTGGAACGGCAACATCTGCTTATCAG TATGAAGGTGCTGCAACAAAAGGTGGTAAAGGACGAAGCAACTGGGATGAGTTCACTCATAGAAatccag ATAAGATAAAGGATGGCACGAATGCAAATTTTGCCCTAGATTCTTATCACAGATACGAG GAATATGTGGCTTTGATGAAGGATTTGGGTGTCAATGCTTGTAGATTATCGATTGCATGGACCAGGATATTACCAA CTGGAAAGCTAAGTGGAGGTGTGAACGAGGAAGGCATCAAGTATTATAATAACCTCATCAATGAGCTTCTATCTAAAG GGATTCAGCCTTTCGTGGTCCTTTTTAACAGGGATCTTCCTCAAGCCCTCGAAGATGAGTATGGTAGTTTCTTGAATTCTAAAATCAT TGAGGATTTCACGGATTACGTAAACATTTGCTATGAAAAATTTGGAGACCGTGTGAAGCATTGGATCACCTTGACCGAACCAATTTTTTACACCATTGGAGGATATATTTCTGGCTCCTATCCTCCTGGCTCTGTGGCTGATCCTGGGACAAATACATATATTGTTGTCCACAACTTGCTCCTTTCTCATGCAACCGTAGTGAATCTCTACAGGAAGAATTACCAGGCAAT ccaaaatggcCAGATTGGAATTGCATTGGATTGTGAGCATATGGTTCCTTTATCTAAGGATCAGGCTGACATTGAAGCTGCTGCAAGAGCTTCTGATTTCACATTAGGATG GTTTATGAATCCATTAACATTTGGAGACTATCCACAAAGTATGAAAGATCTTGTGGGTGAGAGGCTGCCAACGTTTTCTACCatggaatctcaaattttgaaaGGCTCATTTGACTTCCTGGGATTAAACTATTATACTGCAAAATATGTTAAAGATGTTCCTCCCTCTTCTACTGCTAGTTATACCACCGATGGTCACTACAAAAGGTTAG CTCGCATAGATGGAGTTCCGATTGGTCCAGCG ACTGGTTTGGATTGGCTCTACATCTATCCCCAAGGGATGAAAGATATTATACTTCTCATAAAGGAGAAATATAATGATCCCATTGTTTACATTGCTGAGAATG GAATTTCAGAACACAGCTTTTCGACAATGGCTGAATCTCTCAAAGATGACCAAAGAGTACAATCCATCAAGGATCATCTATCTTACCTTAAGAGTGCCATGGA TGCTGGCGCAAAGGTGAAGGGATACTTTGTGTGGACTTTGCTGGATACCTTTGAATGGAATGTTGGCTACACAGTCCGCTTCGGTATTAACTATGTGGACTACAATGATGATCTGGCAATATATCCAAAGGAGTCAGCCAAATGGTTTAAAGAATTCCTGCTCCCGACCAATAAGAGTGAATAA